The proteins below come from a single Serratia fonticola genomic window:
- a CDS encoding DUF2474 domain-containing protein: MNEKSATIPWWKRVGWLVVIWSASVLGLFLVASLFRLLMTAAGMKPE; this comes from the coding sequence ATGAATGAGAAGAGCGCCACCATTCCCTGGTGGAAACGCGTCGGCTGGTTGGTGGTTATCTGGAGTGCGAGCGTCTTGGGGTTGTTTTTGGTCGCTTCGCTATTCCGCCTGCTGATGACCGCCGCCGGGATGAAGCCGGAATAA
- the cydB gene encoding cytochrome d ubiquinol oxidase subunit II codes for MGIDLPLIWFVIIVFSTMMYVVMDGFDLGIGILFPWVKNSHDRDVMMNTVAPVWDGNETWLVLGGAALFGAFPLAYAVILDALAIPLTLMLFGLIFRGVAFEFRFKAQPEKRHIWDKAFIGGSILATFCQGVVVGAIIDGFPVEGRAYVGGPFDWFTPFALFCGLGLVVTYALLGCTWLVMKTAGSLQARMHRLTTPLLASLLLILLAVSVWTPIAHPEIATRWFSLPNLFWLLPVPLLVLLSAWGIWHGVRHDAHYSPFLLTLLLVFLGLSGLGISIWPLLIPPTITLWQAAAPLQSLGFMLVGALFIIPIILVYTFWSYYVFRGKVSHEDGYH; via the coding sequence ATGGGTATCGATCTTCCGTTGATTTGGTTTGTGATCATCGTGTTCAGCACCATGATGTACGTGGTCATGGACGGCTTTGATCTGGGCATTGGCATTCTGTTCCCGTGGGTGAAAAACAGCCACGATCGCGATGTGATGATGAATACCGTGGCACCGGTGTGGGACGGCAACGAAACCTGGCTGGTGCTCGGCGGAGCCGCCCTGTTTGGGGCTTTCCCCCTGGCGTATGCGGTGATCCTGGACGCGTTGGCCATTCCCCTCACCCTGATGCTGTTTGGCCTGATCTTTCGCGGCGTAGCCTTTGAGTTCCGCTTCAAGGCCCAACCGGAAAAGCGCCATATCTGGGATAAGGCATTTATCGGCGGTTCAATCCTGGCAACCTTCTGCCAGGGCGTGGTGGTCGGGGCGATTATCGACGGCTTCCCGGTGGAAGGCCGTGCCTATGTTGGCGGCCCCTTCGACTGGTTCACACCGTTCGCCCTGTTCTGTGGTTTGGGCTTGGTAGTGACCTATGCGTTACTTGGCTGCACCTGGTTGGTGATGAAGACTGCCGGAAGCTTGCAGGCCCGGATGCATCGTCTGACCACCCCGCTGTTGGCTAGCCTGCTGCTAATCTTGCTGGCCGTCAGCGTGTGGACGCCAATCGCTCACCCTGAAATTGCGACCCGCTGGTTCAGCCTGCCGAACCTGTTCTGGCTGCTACCGGTGCCGCTGTTGGTGCTGCTCAGCGCCTGGGGTATCTGGCACGGCGTACGCCACGATGCCCACTATTCGCCGTTCCTGTTGACGCTGTTGCTGGTGTTTCTGGGGCTAAGCGGTCTGGGTATCAGCATCTGGCCGCTGCTGATCCCACCGACCATCACCCTGTGGCAAGCCGCTGCGCCGCTACAAAGTCTGGGCTTTATGCTGGTGGGCGCGCTGTTTATTATTCCGATTATTTTGGTCTACACCTTCTGGAGCTACTACGTGTTCCGCGGCAAGGTGAGCCATGAGGATGGGTATCACTGA